The Epinephelus lanceolatus isolate andai-2023 chromosome 14, ASM4190304v1, whole genome shotgun sequence genome has a window encoding:
- the eaf2 gene encoding ELL-associated factor 2, with product MNGTAYSNFDNQEHVLKLGETFEKHPKSGYHTVRYDFKPASIDTTCEGELEVGKGEQVTITLPNLEGSSTPVTVFKGSKRPYMKECILIVNHDTGEYRLEKLNSNIAVKKTRAEGSSKIHSRLEQQTSRLSQQMKTNNSSSSSSKTSISSKSSPPKEKTSPASPMDDIERELMAEARVMDQLSSGDSSSDSNSSSSSSSDDSSSSSDSEDEQTSAPPPAPTNHSMPILTTSANNNSRHQESGGGLMNTLKSDLQLSESGSESD from the exons ATGAATGGAACAGCTTACTCCAACTTTGACAACCAGGAACACGTCCTGAAACTAGGAGAGACGTTTGAGAAGCACCCGAAGAGCGGCTACCACACAGTGCGGT ATGACTTCAAACCAGCCTCCATTGATACGACGTGTGAAGGGGAGCTTGAAGTTGGCAAAGGAGAGCAAGTTACAATAACTTTACCCAATTTAGAG gGTTCGAGTACTCCAGTAACGGTCTTTAAAGGCTCCAAAAGGCCATACATGAAGGAGTGTATCCTCATCGTCAATCATGATACTGGAGAGTACAGACTGgagaaactcaacagcaacatcGCTGTGAAGAAGACCAG GGCTGAGGGCAGCAGTAAGATCCACTCTCGCCTGGAGCAACAGACGAGTCGCCTGAGCCAGCAGATGAagaccaacaacagcagcagcagcagcagtaagaCGTCCATCAGCTCCAAGAGCTCTCCACCCAAAGAGAAGACGTCCCCAGCATCGCCCATGGACGACATCGAGAGAG AGTTGATGGCGGAGGCGCGGGTCATGGACCAGCTGAGCAGCGGCGACAGCTCCTCAGACTCCAACAGCTCTTCGTCCTCCAGCAGTGACGACAGCTCCAGCAGCAGCGACTCAGAAGACGAACAGACCTCTGCCCCGCCCCCGGCCCCGACCAATCACAGCATGCCTATCCTCACCACCAGCGCCAACAACAACAGCCGTCACCAGGAGAGTGGAGGAGGACTCATGAACACACTCA